In Elusimicrobiota bacterium, the sequence GGCGGTGTTATTGATACAGTTACCGACGCTGAAATTCTTAAGGCATATAAATTGTTAGCGTCGCTTGAAGGGCTTTTTGTTGAGCCCGCATCTGCTGCATCCGTTGCCGGGCTGATAAAATATAAGAATGTCATTGCGAAAAATGTAGCCGACGCTTCAGTGCCGAAGGCACTTCAGCGTCGGCACTTGAAGCAATCTTGCCATATAGTTGTTTGCACTTTAACAGGTCACGGGTTGAAAGACCCCGATAGGGCAATAAAATCCGCCACAAAACCAAAAATCATAGAACCAGATATGAAAAAAATCGTGAAAGCAATCAGGTTATGAAGAAGAAACAAAAAAAAAGTTATTTATAAGACAAAAGATAAATCTGAACTAATTCGTGAAGAATTGGGGTTAAGTTATTTTGTTGAAAAAGAGACTTCTTCAATCGTAATTCCAAAATCAAAACATCCAAAAACTACTATTTTTAATGACATTGATTTGAATAACTGGAAAGAATACAGCGATATTATTACAGATAGTTTATGGCTGTTGGGTGCTCGTGATAAAAGCGGTGCTCATAGCGGCGAATATCACGGTAATTTTATTCCGCAGATTCCACATCAAGCGATATTGCGATATACCAAAAAAAACGAAATAGTGCTTGATACCTTTTTGGGAAGTGGCACAACTTTAATTGAATGTAAAAGATTAGGCCGCAATGGGATTGGTATTGAACTTTTACCGAATACAGTAAAAAGAGCGAAGGAACTTATATCGCAGGAACAAAATCCATATAATCTGAAGACGGATATAATAGAAGGGGACAATACTATTGCAGAAACGATAGAAAAAACAAAAAAACACTGATACAAAATTACGACACTGACAAAGTTCAACTTATAATAATGCATCCGCCGTATCACGATATTATAAAATTCAGTGAAAATCCGAATGATTTATGCAATGCTAAAACGACTGAGGAATTTTTGAATAAATTTTCTGATGTTGTTAAAAACACATATCCTTTACTTGATGAAAAAAGATTTTTAGTGCTCGTCATCGGGGATAAATACAGCCAGAGTGAATGGGTGCCTCTGGGTTTTTATACGATGCAAAAAGTTCTGGAAAACGGCTATAAACTAAAAAGTATTGTAATAAAAAATATCTCCGGCAATCGTGCAAAAAGAAATGCAGAACAACTCTGGCGCCGCCGTGCATTAGGCGGCGGATTCTATATTTTTAAACATGAGTACATAATGTTTTTCCAAAAATTGATTACAAACTAATTTTATGAAAAAGAAACAAAAAAGAGGTGTATATAAAAAAGTAAAAAACACTTCTTTTGTTATTCGTGAACAAACAGGATTAAATTATTGTGTTGATCAACAAGTCCAACAACATCATTTGAATTCAGAGTATTTTGTTACTCACCATAAATTAATAATTGGTAATTGCATGAGTATGGAAGAGATACAAAATGAGAGCGTTCATTTGATGGTTACATCACCGCCATATTTTAATGCTCCTTTTGACTATAAGTGCGTATTTAAGGATTATGGACAATATTTGGGTGTGATGAGTAAGGTTGCAAAAGAAATATTTAGAGTGTTGCAGAGCGGACGAATTGCTGTATTAAATATTGACGATATGCTGATAAATGGCGAAAAATTTCCGATCGTTGCTGATGCGACACGTATTTTTTTAAAGGCGGGTTTTAGATATAGAGATAGGATAATTTGGAAAAAACCGGAGGGTTATTTGAGAATTAGTCGTCGTAGCGGTGTTATGCTACAAAATCCTTATCCAATGTATTTTTATCCAGATAATCTTTTGGAAAGTATAATCATTTTTCAGAAGGGGAAGTTTGATTATAGGTCAATACCAAAAGAAACAAGAGAAACATCCAAAATTGATTTAAAAGAATTTCAAGATAAAAAATGGTTTATGACTTTATGGGATATGGTAAATGTTTTACCCGGTGCGACACTGGAAAAAGATATAGCGACATTCCCGGAAGAACTTCCATATAGAGCAATAAAGTTGTTTTCATATAAAGGCGAAAC encodes:
- a CDS encoding DNA methyltransferase, whose product is MGLSYFVEKETSSIVIPKSKHPKTTIFNDIDLNNWKEYSDIITDSLWLLGARDKSGAHSGEYHGNFIPQIPHQAILRYTKKNEIVLDTFLGSGTTLIECKRLGRNGIGIELLPNTVKRAKELISQEQNPYNLKTDIIEGDNTIAETIEKTKKH
- a CDS encoding site-specific DNA-methyltransferase → MKKKQKRGVYKKVKNTSFVIREQTGLNYCVDQQVQQHHLNSEYFVTHHKLIIGNCMSMEEIQNESVHLMVTSPPYFNAPFDYKCVFKDYGQYLGVMSKVAKEIFRVLQSGRIAVLNIDDMLINGEKFPIVADATRIFLKAGFRYRDRIIWKKPEGYLRISRRSGVMLQNPYPMYFYPDNLLESIIIFQKGKFDYRSIPKETRETSKIDLKEFQDKKWFMTLWDMVNVLPGATLEKDIATFPEELPYRAIKLFSYKGETVLDPFAGSGTTMKVARDLGRNSIGIELKEKLISIIKKKLGFEGQMQLHNSSDTFNVVIRKEKYAHIG